The Kitasatospora albolonga nucleotide sequence GTGTCGACCCAGTACTTGCTGCTGCCACCGCCGCAACCGTTGTCGCTGGTCAGGTACTTGCTGTAGTACGACCCGGGATAGGGGCTGAGCGAGCGGCCGTTGATGACGATGTTCTGGCCGACTCCGTTGAGCAGTTGCTCGTAGTGGATGTGGGCACCGGAGCTGTTGCCGGTGGAGCCGGTGGTGCCGATCTGCTGGCCCTGGGCGACGCGGGCCCCGTTGGCGACGGAGAACGCGTTGAGGTGGAAGTAGTAGGTCTGCCAGCCGCCGCCGTGGTCGATGGAGATGTAGTTGCCCGCGCCGCTGGGCTGGGAGTGGCGGTAGGCGGTACCGGCGGCCGAGGCGAGGACCGGGGAACCGGCGGTAGCGCCGCCGTCGGTGCGGACGAAGTCGAGAGCACGTCTGACCTCGGCGGAGTGGTGGCTGTAGGTCCACTGCTGACCGCAGGCGTACGGGGCCTTGAAGTTGGGCGCGGCGGCTGCGGGGGACGCGGTGGCGGTGACGGCGAGCAGCCCGCCGAGGAGGGCCAGCAGGGCGAGGAGGCTCGTACGAGTACGGGTTCGGCTTCGGCTTCGGGGCGAGCGCATGGGGGGGAATCCTCCGGGTCGACAACCGGGCAGTGGGGTGCGGGGTGTACGAAGTGCCGTGGAATCTACGCGAGTTGACCGCCCACCAGGGTGCC carries:
- a CDS encoding peptidase M23, whose translation is MRSPRSRSRTRTRTSLLALLALLGGLLAVTATASPAAAAPNFKAPYACGQQWTYSHHSAEVRRALDFVRTDGGATAGSPVLASAAGTAYRHSQPSGAGNYISIDHGGGWQTYYFHLNAFSVANGARVAQGQQIGTTGSTGNSSGAHIHYEQLLNGVGQNIVINGRSLSPYPGSYYSKYLTSDNGCGGGSSKYWVDTFANATGYAAPNTADAQGILNAGTHYVYCKVWGARVGTATQFNHWWLRTDLDRVYAGKNGRNAYVSAYYLSRWGNDEARDNNGTVIPNC